In the genome of Doryrhamphus excisus isolate RoL2022-K1 chromosome 11, RoL_Dexc_1.0, whole genome shotgun sequence, the window ATGAATATACTTACGTAGTATAGCAACTGATGAGTAAAGTTTATTGTACTCCAAGTGTGTCAGCTAACTGTTGCTGAAACTATATTTATCTTGTCTGCTTTAGATGGGACTTTTCGGTGACGACAAGTTAACTTGATAACTATTTTATGCTCGTCTGTAATCAATTGTCAACGTGTGGTCTAGGTAACCAGGAGCGAGGATGGAATGATCCTCCTCAGTTCTCCTATGGCTTCCAGAAGGCTGGTGGACCACTGAGGAACCTTGTGAACAAGAGGCCAGCGCTGCCTGGTGAGAACGCCAACCCACTTGGAATGTATTTCATCCCCAGAGGGACGTGACGTGTGCACTTTCATTTGAACTCTCAATGCCGGCGTTGTCCACCATTTTGCCTGACTTTTGAAGGCCCACagaatacagtggtaccttggttaacgtccGCCTCGGTTTGCGTGTTTTTCAGTTACATCCCCATATTGTGACTAAAATGTTGCCTTGGCTTGCATTTGCCTGCTAGCCTGCTAGTTTAGCGTCCAAACCCAAGACCAGGCCTTGTGTAACGTGACAACATCCCGGATCGGTGCCACGGTGTACAAAATGATCTTCTGATTGCTCTCCTAACCCTGATCACGCCCAAGAACAAGCGCCAGTCTGGTCAGATGGGCGCCATACATAATCCCTGGATCCCTCAGATGGCTGGGCTGTGCCACAAGGGCGAGAGATCGCCCTAGGTCACCTCAGAAGTGTACAGAGCTTCTGCCCCACCCTGGTCTTCTGTCTCTCTGTAAGACCGCCTTCATCTTCTCGGTGTATTGCTGACACGCCCTGCCTGAGATGTGTATGGAAACAGGATCAGGATCAGCACGGCACCACGGATGGCCATTTTCCTCTAATCCCTGGCTCTATCCGATGGCAGCACCTAACCAACTCCCACTATCCACTGGCTGTATCTTCTCAATGCCGTTGTCTCCATGCTTGACAGTCACACACGACTTCAGCATGTGCACCAGACACCCACTGAGCCCCTCCCGTTAGAAGATGGACATGGCGTCACTGGATGTGAGAGAGGTCAAAACATTCTCGTAGGTCCACTTTTGTCAGCATGTTGTCTTTCACCCGATTGGTTCACAGATGTGGCAGCCCCACCCAGGACATCTCAGTCCAGCCCTCCAGGTGCACCCCCTTGTGgagcagccccgcctcctcctgcGGGTAAGGTGATCAACCTCGGCGGCCAATGCAGAGCTAGAAAGAATAGAATGGTGTTCATGGTGTGATGCGTTGTCTAACGTGTACTACGTGTACTACGTGTACTATGTGTACTACGTGTACTACGTGTACTACGTGTACTACGTGTACTACGTGTACTACGTGTACTACGTGTACTACGTGTACTACGTTACGTCAGGCCATTTTGCTCATGACCTCGTGTCACCTGCAGCCCGCCTCACAGGCTGGAAGGCCACGCCTCTTGCTGCTCCAGGGCCAGTGAGCGTCCAGGGGAACCACGACGGCGGCCAATCAGAGGGTGAGCCTGACCTGGAGGGCGTGGTGGAGGTTCTGGAGCAAGCGCTGGCCGCATGCAGACGTGAAGTCCCAGTGAGTTCAGATCAATACGGTGTGGATCAATCGGGAAGCATTCAACAACATTCAATCACCTTGGCAGCCTCAGGTGTGCAGTGACATGGGAAAGAGACTCCGCCTCTTTCAGCACAGTTGGACGTCCCATCCACTGAGTCCCGCTGTGAGGAGACGCATGAGGACCTTGTCTCAAGGTGACCTCTCtgtctcttcctcttcttcttcctgtctttaCTGTCTTATTCCGTGTCTCTCCTGTCCGTTTTGTCGCGTGTCTCTCCTGTCCGTCATATTCCGTGTCTCTCCTGTCCGTCTTGTCTGTCTGATGCTCTGTCTGCCGTTGTCTTGTGGTGTGTCCAGAGCTGCAGGCCGGTAGGTGGGACCAGGCCGATGAGATCCATCGCTCTCTGATGGTGGATCACGTGGCGGAGGTCAGCCAGTGGATGGTCGGTGTGAAACGCCTCATTGCTGAGACCAGAAAACTTAGTCCAGAACTCTTAGACTGTTTTAA includes:
- the sra1 gene encoding steroid receptor RNA activator 1; the encoded protein is MEDMYVKPGNQERGWNDPPQFSYGFQKAGGPLRNLVNKRPALPDVAAPPRTSQSSPPGAPPCGAAPPPPAARLTGWKATPLAAPGPVSVQGNHDGGQSEGEPDLEGVVEVLEQALAACRREVPPQVCSDMGKRLRLFQHSWTSHPLSPAVRRRMRTLSQELQAGRWDQADEIHRSLMVDHVAEVSQWMVGVKRLIAETRKLSPELLDCFKNSDEAVQDSLPLDAE